In Primulina eburnea isolate SZY01 chromosome 3, ASM2296580v1, whole genome shotgun sequence, one DNA window encodes the following:
- the LOC140827209 gene encoding uncharacterized protein, whose translation MASIVLLSEEPYEESTYTIMFIDGALALVEEIFYDCPGLMLVMGTDPILSYFSVRMATRGRRSGRGRGRPRIYIETPMTEENPVEHFADQFVQITMDEIVSRFRKLRPTRFFGTEDAEKSESWLKDIEYLFSLMEYTDNQKYKLALYQLKDRARDWWEAAKMGLDEQGIEVSWTVFKTQFTEQFSPPSFYTKKENEFNSLRQWNMFVAEYTSTFTAMLKYAPHVAANPKAKYNRFVNGLNNNIYTYVVSGLRTGFVEAVERAKNAEAGLKRGSASFVPTDNRLTTQQNLKAKGKMFKKSGSVSSNSSGYLQTGHFSEQCVGVYGSCWECGQEGHYARVFPSKKNISQPFQGGFRGGSSTGRGTASAKSLQQSYAPPQQTSGSRNFSSQPQARVFALTEDQAQEAPGSVIAGNCFVSGYLARVLFDIGASHSFISESFSTSHSLIPVLLPTSISVATPMGKIIMSTRMILDCVLNCEDNELHLNLIILLMHDFDCIVGMDTMTIYRATIDCFHGIVRFRPNFGTKWNFYDKGSRAKIPLISSLEMSHLLSQWNEGYLVYTVDTEKVESTSSEIPVVNEFQDIFPDEIPEFPPTREIEFSI comes from the exons ATGGCATCCATCGTACTTCTGAGTGAGGAGCCGTATGAGGAAAGCACTTATACTATCATGTTCATAGATGGAGCATTAGCACTAGTAGAGGAGATATTTTACGATTGCCCTGGGTTGATGTTAGTGATGGGGACAGACCCCATTTTATCATACTTCTCAGTAAGG ATGGCTACAAGAGGACGACGAAGTGGACGCGGTCGTGGTCGTCCTAGGATATATATAGAAACTCCTATGACAGAAGAAAATCCAGTGGAGCACTTTGCTGATCAATTTGTACAAATCACGATGGATGAGATTGTTTCAAGATTCCGAAAATTGCGTCCCACAAGATTCTTTGGTACTGAGGATGCTGAAAAATCTGAATCATGGCTTAAAGATATTGAGTACCTGTTCAGTTTAATGGAATATACTGATAATCAAAAGTATAAGCTTGCATTATACCAACTGAAGGATCGTGCGAGAGATTGGTGGGAAGCCGCCAAGATGGGACTTGATGAACAAGGAATCGAGGTAAGTTGGACTGTCTTCAAAACTCAATTCACTGAACAATTTTCTCCACCATCTTTCTATACCAAAAAAGAGAATGAGTTCAACAGCCTACGACAATGGAATATGTTTGTAGCTGAATATACCTCTACTTTTACTGCAATGCTAAAATACGCACCACATGTAGCAGCAAACCCAAAAGCAAAATATAATCGTTTCGTGAATGGACTAAACAACAACATTTATACTTATGTCGTGTCGGGACTACGTACTGGATTTGTGGAGGCAGTCGAAAGAGCAAAAAATGCAGAAGCTGGACTTAAGAGGGGAAGTGCTTCGTTTGTTCCTACCGATAACAGATTAACCACCCAACAAAATTTGAAAGCTAAAGGAAAGATGTTCAAGAAATCTGGATCAGTTTCTTCTAATTCTAGTGGTTATCTTCAAACAGG GCATTTTAGTGAACAATGTGTCGGGGTTTATGGCTCTTGTTGGGAATGTGGTCAGGAAGGTCATTATGCAAGGGTTTTCCCAtctaagaaaaatatttcaCAACCATTCCAAGGAGGATTTCGTGGAGGATCTAGTACCGGAAGAGGTACAGCATCTGCCAAATCCTTGCAGCAGTCATATGCACCACCGCAACAAACCTCGGGAAGTCGTAATTTCTCAAGCCAACCCCAGGCCCGTGTTTTTGCACTTACTGAAGACCAAGCTCAGGAGGCTCCAGGAAGtgtcatagcaggtaattgCTTTGTCTCTGGTTATCTTGCACGAGTATTATTTGACATTGGTGCAtcccattcattcatttctgaatCATTCAGTACATCACATTCTTTGATTCCTGTTTTACTACCTACATCAATTTCGGTTGCTACTCCGATGGGCAAGATCATCATGTCTACTCGAATGATACTGGATTGTGTGTTGAATTGTGAAGATAATGAACTACATTTGAACCTTATTATTCTATTGatgcatgattttgattgtatagtagGGATGGATACAATGACAATATATCGTGCAACCATTGACTGTTTTCATGGAATAGTCCGTTTTCGTCCTAACTTTGGGACAAAATGGAATTTCTATGACAAGGGCTCACGTGCCAAAATTCCCCTGATATCGTCCTTGGAAATGTCACATTTATTATCCCAATGGAACGAAGGATACCTTGTGTATACTGTCGACACCGAGAAAGTAGAATCAACATCGTCTGAAATCCCAGTTGTGAATGAATTTCAAGATATTTTTCCCGACGAAATACCCGAATTTCCTCCAACAAGGGAAATAGAATTCTCGATATAA